ATTAGTTTAGTAGGTTCACAACTTTCAAATGGAAGAATGAGGACATTAAAGAATCCATGCAAAACATACATCCAACTGAAATTACTAACAAAAGTTCATTACTTTGTAACATGACCTATGGTACAAGGGCAAACTTTATGATTTCCTTGTTCTTCTAGTTAATCCAATTTTGATGAGTGTAGTTTAAGTACCATATGATGTTCAGGAAATAGAACAAACAGAGACATTTTCTCTTTACATTTTACCTCCCCATTATTTCTATTTCAGATATGGCAAAGGACAAAATTGCTTGGTACAGCAGTAAATATGAAAGAATTTGAACATAATTCCATGGTTGGTTGGTCCAGTTCAAATACCTGGAACCATTCTCTGGCCAAAATGTTAACTGAGTTATTATATTGTGCATAACTTGGAAGGAAAAACAAGTGTCGTTAGAGCTCAAcatcttgttttcttcttcaataatgaatttgaatttagtttacaatttgaatttatattgtcTCAAATTCTCAGAGCATGCGTGTCTCAAGACACCAAAACCAAGAGATCGAATTTAAGATCACATGCTCTTGCACTGTGGCAGAAGAAGTTTATAAATCTCacctaaaaatttataagagcATTAATTGTCTAAACGTGAATATGACAATGCATTTCAATGGGATGAATGAGTTTATTGTGTCACAAGTAATACCATGGTTTTTGATGCTTGAACTTTTGAGTTGCTCATCATCGCCCCATTCTGCTGCTTCCTTACTATTATAGAGCGGGTCTTTTCTCTACTGTGGTCTCCCATATGCCTTGCTGATTCTTGGAATGTGTGGACCTTCTCTGGCTGCTGATTTTGCATATTAGTAGCTTCTACATATCCATGTCTCACAATTTCATCGATACATCAACAACAGCAGAAGAATTGGGAGCAGTGGTCTCATTTTTGAGATATTCTACAAACCAACGATCAGTCAGGAAAGAATCCATCGAAGAGTAATCATTTGCATGAAATTCATCAACATCTAAATGTGATGCATTGCATGTTCGCAATAATGACAAGTCAAGAAAATCTTAAAAGTAGTACTCAACAAAAACTCAGATCCCCCAGGCCGATCTGAATCTGATTCTTCGAGCATTAGATTGCACTGAAAATCATATCCATGTAAAAAAAGTGCCAATCAATTGTAGATAAAAAGAGTTATGCTCATAAATTCAGCTCTAACACTATCTTCATCTAAAAGATTTTAACTACCACATGTAAGTCCCAACAATCAACCAAGAAAAGCGCTCAATTTGCAAAGGGGGATAATATCCAGcatcaagaataaaaaatatcatagcCCCAGATAGATAAACCCAAAAGTAGATTGCCAGATCATAAGGCAAACTCATTATCTAACAAGAATTagagtaaattaaatttaaaatcttaggatgcaaatgaaaatttagttcTGTTCTAAGCCATAAAAATGGGAACCCAAGTAATGCCAGTGAAAATCCTTGATAGACTATCCTAGAAAGCTTACTTCAACTAGAAAACAAGCAATGAACTTCACGGATCCATTAACAGATACAGACAGAACCCCGAAATTAACAACACAAGAAACGCAAGAAAAACGACACAAAAGCAAAACCACCAGGAAACACTTTCTGCATTCATATGACAGAAACACACACTCAAACTCACACAATGCAGTAAGGGATAGAGAAATAGTATGAAAAAAGCTGGGTGGTACCTGCAGAGGAGAAGAGGAATTTGCATGGACTGTCTGAGTGGGGAATCTGCACGTGAAGACAATTTGGTATTGTAGAGTTAGTGGCATTTCACTTGTTGGGCCAATCCTATCCACATAATATTATCAGGAAATCAGAGAGAGGGTGTGGAGATTTTCCAGTTGCATGAGGCTGTCAGTGGAAGTTAAAGGGAACATCTTTGTGGGATCGCAGCCTGCCACGTCCCCTcttgcattttctttctttctttttcttttttttttttggccttCAACATTCTTTTTGGGTAAgaacataaattattagtctataaaaatggataaagtacaataagaaaaataaaattgacagttcgaatcaagaaatattaataaaaataagtgtaAATGTCaaacaaacatatttatatatatatatatgtttatttatatataaagtatatatgaggctatgcaataaatcaatatacatAAAGAATGAAcatgaataaaaagaaaaaagaaaaatgattacCGTCCTCTCccatgagatttggtgtaattatacgtaaattccctatagtttgagaaattatatctaacaccactgaggtttgctttcgtctaacaattaagttcccttattagttaaatttcacaaaattagttgatataaacacaaaaattgaatgaaaattgacatttgctattatttgacttaaaactaacttattgtaggtcaaataatttcttttcaaactaaactactcttataatggtaaagatatacctcctcacatgcattaacatgtgaagacgtatgagagtaatttggttataaaaaaatttatcaaacatgctataaatcaataataagtcaattggagataaatataaattttttttctaattttttgttaatatcaataaattcagttaaCTTTGTTAACGGACGGAAACAAACCTCAAAAATATTAGGTGTAACTCCCAAACAATAAAGagtctatgtataattacataaaatctcAGGgagggaagtgtaattatccataaaaaaatgttttggaTAAGCTTTCCTGTCTATGTGGGGTGAATGTTTTCTTAGTTGCCTTCTACTTCCTAAAATGAAGAATATCTCAATGCGAAGGAGAATAATGAAAATGTTCCGAGTAGCTGAACCAAACATATAGTACAGTACTGGTGTGGAGAGTTAAAACTGTTGAATGCATTCAGAGGACTTCAATCAAGTCAAGCAAGACTGATGCTTTAAAATGTTGGGACAGTCTCAGAGAAACATATCCTAATAGTTCTTTCTTCAGGGAACACCAAAACTTGGACGGTGGGCAGAAAATGAAGACATAAAGAGATCCTAATGATCCACCACTACCATTTAGCTTAGTCACTCATTGATTTGTGAACATCCACACAGCTTGCTTCAGTTTGTTGCTTTTCCAACACACACTGTCTGCAGCCAAATGACATCTATGGCAATACAATATAGTGACCCTACCCTCATTTCAGCTTATGAAGGCCATCTTCTCTCATACAGGATAAGCCATACACTGCTGCAGCTGCACAACAATGGGTCGAATAACATGAAATGAAAACAGGCACATATTGAGTTCATTATACATAATCTATTCAAATCTATTAATCATTTCCTCTACTATCTGATAAAGCAGTACGATGGAAGTTCTTCAATTCAACAGAGTTTCTAGCTCCACTTAACAGCGTTCCACCAAAGTAGGAACTACAAAAATGAGCTATATCCTCCATCCAGGGGTACCCTAGGATTGAAAACAGCAGAGACCGTCAGATGGGGGCAACATGAGAAGCCAATGCtctgagaaaaagaaagtataAAGCTTGTTAGTCccaagaaaaaccaaaaagaagtTCTTTGTATGATAGACTaacaaaaatgataaagaGTAAACGTGTAGAGATTAATTTGCTGTTATAACATTATAATGCAGGCTCTTGATTGGGAAAACTGATTGCTTTTGGTTCTAGGCCTGTTAACAGGAAATAAACTTCAACATTTTCTAGAGGACCTTGACTTATTGGTTAGCAGTGATGCTAGGGTTCGGCTTATGGCTTGAGAAGctcaataaatcaattaccTACACAGGAGGTGTAAAATTATATCCAAAGATTGCACATAGGACGGAACACATGAGgtcaaaaccaaaaaaactTCTAAAGTCAATGACGAAATAAGATCAGTCTAGGTTTAACTCTTAATTCAACTAACAAAAATACtgcataatattaaaaatggtaTGGCTGCTTCATAAAGCAATATCAATAATGTAGTTAACTTGAATATGAACTATTTCATAAGCAGATTCAACAAAGACCCATTGTTGAATTTAGATCAAAAGAGTATGCAGGAAAACCAACTGTCTAGTCTTCACAGTGGGATACGTATGGACAAACAAAAAGGGAGTGAAAGAGAGTGACAAGTTGAAAGGCCACACTTTTATGGCCTTCATAAGTCAATCAGTGTACAAAAAGATTTACCTAAATCACACAATGAGGCAGATCTCAATGAGCAATACAAgacatcaaatgaattattcaATAATGAGCATCATGCAGTATTGTGTCAATATCATGCTTATCCACAACATATGGAAAACCAATAGGAAGAGCAAGTGAAGTACCGGAATGCTTAGCAGAACTCCTTCAGCGTTAACCAGGACAGGCATAGCTCTTCTTGCAGCAACTGGGATAGACTTTAAGGACACAAGAGCTCGACGTGCTGATAATACAGCGTAATCCGTTGTTTTTTCAGTTAGTTGCTCTGTTTTTACAGAAGGGTGACTTGGTGATTGAGAGTCTCCCATATCTGTCTTCTTCAACAAGTTAGAAAGATATATCCAATCAGTGTCTATCATGTGGCGCACCTCCGCAACCTTCTGATTCCCAGTTATGCAAGAACTGCAAAAACATTGTCCTTCTGTACCCAGCTCCTTGACAGCAACAACCTCATTTGTACACAATGCATTACAAGAACCTGTATTGCTTACTTTCCAATCCAATACAAATCTATTCATGAAGTATCCCACTTGCCCAGGATAAAATAATTGGCTCAGAGTTGCACCTGAAGATCTTACGTCATCTTTTGACACATCAGAGAGATATTCAGCTTTGgacttaaaattttcactttcttcCTTCTGCAGAGAAATAATACTCCTATGGGTACAGTGACTAAGAATGCCACATTTTTTGGCTTCAGTTAGAACGGACTCAGAGGATGCCATATCCAAAAATGGAACGCTTGAAGCATCTGGTAGGAGTCTATTTAAATATGCTTCACTCTCTTTTATAATCTGCTCTAACTCGCTTTTAGCAAAGCAATTTTCCCGTACATATGAGCATCCATGAAACAACTTTACCATAGGAGGCAAAGATGAATTAACAGAACAGCACACCAGGACCTGAGTTCCTTTGGATCCTGGTGCTGGACATAGGTAACAGCTGGCTACAGTGAGACAAGTCTGGAAGAATGCAAAGCAGCAGACTAGTTACTATAATTTTCCGCCAGAATATACAAAGTTCCACCATGCAATTTAAGACTCGCTAACAGATGAAACGTCAGGGCTGAAATTTCATCATTACTAAGCATACAACATCATAAGCAAAAGATAAAGCATTACTCCCatataaaaattgtggcaGAAAAAGATTAACCTTGCATGGAAAAGTACGAAGGTAGCTTAGTAGCAATTTTGATGCATTCCCTCGAACAGGCCTATGTCTTTGTGAGATGAACTGATGTATACAAAACGAACAGAATTAGTaccaaaataacaaataatagtGGTgcataaaagttttaaatgaGGTATTATTATGAAATCATGCATGCTGGTCGACAATACCTGCAATACCATAGCAGCAAACTTTGCAAGGTAAATGTCCTTGACCTCCATTGCATGGAGATTTCCCAGATCAATCACTGCATATCCATGCTGAATTGAAAGAGGGGGTGAGGCGTCAAATCATGAGGACAAACAACAATGTAAAGTATCACATAAACTTTCTATTTTGTCTTcagtcttttttctttcagcaGAATATGCCAAATACAAAAACTAGTTTGAAAGTAATTTTCAGCTTCATAGATTATGAAGACTAGCTCTTTGCATTACAACAAAAAGGCATCTCAACTGAAGAGCATACAGGCATGACGGTCACAGCCTGATTCAGCAGCAGGCGACAAACATTGTCAACATGCAATCGCGTTCTTCGACATGCTGATATGACTGCTTGCAGCTCAGCCTTGAAAACAGCTGTAGAAATTACAGCATTGTAAAGAAATTAGTGGGATTGAAAAGACTGTGAGCACTAAAACTTAACACACTGACAGCAAACTGAATTCTACTTCTTTGAAAACAATTATGAGGTAGCACAGAAAAGGACCAGTCCTACAAATCAGGCAGTAATATAACTGGAATTCAACACTTAGCACCAAATGGTAAAAAGATCAAACACTGTTTATAAGATTGTTTCATATAAACAATTTAGCAACAAGAACCTATAAATTCTAAGTGAAATTTCAAGTGATTAGACCAATGTGATCCTCGTACTTATCATGATCAACATTCAATAATATGTCATACACTCTTCATTTTAATCAAACGCCTGCATCAGTATAATGACTTACGTGATGACAGGTTAAACAGTGACATTCTGATCCTATTGCGAGCATACAAGGGACTCCTATTTGTTGGATCCTCCACCCATTTCTTATAACCAGCTTGACAAATCTGCAACACTAACAAACTAATTTTATAGCTACTTGGTAAAGGAAGTAAGAAACAACtagaaacaaataaacaattatagaATGGTTACGAGCCGTTTTGATGCGACTGAATGCTTACATTGTACATATCTTCTTTTGAGAACTCTAGAAGTGGTCTGACCAATATAATGCCATGAGCTTTTGATCCTTCTCCTCTAATATCAGGAAATTCCGGGAACATTTGAGAAGTAAATGCCATGCCAGCAAGACCAAGAATGCCACTATTTCTAGATAATCTGAGAATGAATAGCTCCGCCTGCATCATGCCTGTGCTTTAGCACTCATAATATTGTGTTTACAACATCCTTATAAAACTCATCAATATGCATTTTCTTCATGATTCAAGCTTTTTCCATACAAATTGATGTATTTCAGAAAGAAAACCATTGGctcaaaatagaaaatcagaCAAAGATCAAGCGTCTTCCTAAAGACTTATAGCAACATTCGTTTGACTAACAGAGATAATACATACTTGAGTGATGGCACAACCACACAATTTAAAGActacataaataatatgaacaaaaagaaaaaatgctaAACGAAGAAGCATTAAAATAAACGAGAAACAGATGCTACAAACCTGGTCATCAGCATGATGTGCGGTTAACAATATCCCAATCTGCAGCTGGCTACATATGTTTTGTAAAGTTTGATACCTGGACGGATAGATGTTAGAGATAGGAAGACCAAGTTCAATAGCATAGGGGGATTGCATGATCTTCTCCTACACTTTTATtccctcttttcttcttttttctttttaagtttgatACCAGGGTGGATAGATGTTAGAGATTGGGAAACCCAACTCAATAGCATAGGGGGACTGCATGATCTTCTCCTACACTTTTATTccctctttttatttttgcttccTTTTGTTGGTGGTGGTTGTAGGGACTAGCTAGGGGAAAAAACAAGACAATTTAGTTAATAAGAAAATCACCTTTTATTGCGAGCTGCTTCTTGCAAGTGACCAACCTTGGGTCTACCATCCAACCATTCACAGCGAGCAACTTCACATTTGATTCCTAAAGAGAGCCTACATTATCTATCCATCATCCAGAGAAATCAATACAAGCCTCACTCTCTAACTGTATGCAAAACCacgaaaaagaaagaggtatAAGTACCCATATCTGTAATTCGCTGGTAAACAAGGTTTGCTTCCTCCGCACTTTCCTTACGTAATCCATGATCCACAACAATTGCTAAAAGACCGTCAATGAACTTGTTTCTTCTATTGGCAGCAGCATCAAAGTCATTAGATTTCCAACCAGCAGCTAATATACAGAGCGCGATACTATCAGGACCACCAGAAACAGCCATTGCTGAAAAGAACAATCAGAACACCTTGTGAGCTCCACCAATGATATATGATACAGAATAGGGCACGATATAAGTTTAGTAATCCTATTTATGAAATGACtgattttgaataatttcaaACGTCTATAAACTGAAATTGATTATGCaataatttagagagagaatctTAGTGAAACAAAAAGACATAGCCCCAGAAAGACTCGGTTAAAGTGGCATGGAGTTCACAAATTGTGTTAGAGATGTTTGAGATGGTTTAAGCACCTCAAACAAAATAAGCTAGACtcaatattaggaaaaaaagaatcaacaacTAGCACTAATGGATAAGTTGGAGGAAGACACAAGTTAGAATCACATGGCATGAGAGCAATAACAAGGATTTGAAGCTTTGTGGAAGGCCCCAAAAGAAtagaatagaaaagaaaagcataaGTAAAGGTGAAGCATACtctttaaatatttcacaaagcTCCACTGAGTTGTCTGTTGGTTTTTATTGAACCTTAGTTATCACTTCCAGGGGGAGTGACTGGATTTTAGTCCAGGAGAAGATTCAGATAAAAGCAATAGAATACGAGAGAAGTGCTCACTAGCCCAAAAGAAATTTTTGCCATTTTGAAGCTTAACCATGTAGTTTTCTGGCAAAAAACAAGGAGATGATGCAAAGAagccaaattttaatattttaatttatggggaatataaaattgtacaGTGGCAAAGAAGAACTTACCCTGATGCATCACAGTGATAATGCACAGGGTATTCAGTTCCCAACTACTGAGGACCTATAGATCGAGGCAATGAAAGTGAGTTGAACTCAGCTCATTAGCTCATAGCAAATTAGGCCGAGCCTGAGCTCGAACTTCAACTCAGCTTGATTTCAGACAATATAATGAGCGGAGTCCGACCAAACTAATTCAAATGAGCTGCTTATTAGTTGTAAAATGATGGATGGAGAGGTGGAACTGTTGGCTTGAGGTTCTTTGGAGTTCGATTGGCAGGGCAACAAACTTCAGCTTAGCAATGTGCTCTGAGAAGTCCACTGCACTGCAGCAA
The nucleotide sequence above comes from Sesamum indicum cultivar Zhongzhi No. 13 linkage group LG11, S_indicum_v1.0, whole genome shotgun sequence. Encoded proteins:
- the LOC105173515 gene encoding uncharacterized protein LOC105173515 isoform X3, with amino-acid sequence MHQAMAVSGGPDSIALCILAAGWKSNDFDAAANRRNKFIDGLLAIVVDHGLRKESAEEANLVYQRITDMGIKCEVARCEWLDGRPKVGHLQEAARNKRYQTLQNICSQLQIGILLTAHHADDQAELFILRLSRNSGILGLAGMAFTSQMFPEFPDIRGEGSKAHGIILVRPLLEFSKEDMYNICQAGYKKWVEDPTNRSPLYARNRIRMSLFNLSSPVFKAELQAVISACRRTRLHVDNVCRLLLNQAVTVMPVCSSHGYAVIDLGNLHAMEVKDIYLAKFAAMVLQFISQRHRPVRGNASKLLLSYLRTFPCKTCLTVASCYLCPAPGSKGTQVLVCCSVNSSLPPMVKLFHGCSYVRENCFAKSELEQIIKESEAYLNRLLPDASSVPFLDMASSESVLTEAKKCGILSHCTHRSIISLQKEESENFKSKAEYLSDVSKDDVRSSGATLSQLFYPGQVGYFMNRFVLDWKVSNTGSCNALCTNEVVAVKELGTEGQCFCSSCITGNQKVAEVRHMIDTDWIYLSNLLKKTDMGDSQSPSHPSVKTEQLTEKTTDYAVLSARRALVSLKSIPVAARRAMPVLVNAEGVLLSIPSIGFSCCPHLTVSAVFNPRVPLDGGYSSFL
- the LOC105173515 gene encoding uncharacterized protein LOC105173515 isoform X2, producing the protein MAARGLLMPLHVHTKTTASPTMVMIPTFISRLRKVPCARRARFFCSHGLAEIDLSKYRGKFAQKMAMAGLKPHHHIAMAVSGGPDSIALCILAAGWKSNDFDAAANRRNKFIDGLLAIVVDHGLRKESAEEANLVYQRITDMGIKCEVARCEWLDGRPKVGHLQEAARNKRYQTLQNICSQLQIGILLTAHHADDQAELFILRLSRNSGILGLAGMAFTSQMFPEFPDIRGEGSKAHGIILVRPLLEFSKEDMYNICQAGYKKWVEDPTNRSPLYARNRIRMSLFNLSSPVFKAELQAVISACRRTRLHVDNVCRLLLNQAVTVMPHGYAVIDLGNLHAMEVKDIYLAKFAAMVLQFISQRHRPVRGNASKLLLSYLRTFPCKTCLTVASCYLCPAPGSKGTQVLVCCSVNSSLPPMVKLFHGCSYVRENCFAKSELEQIIKESEAYLNRLLPDASSVPFLDMASSESVLTEAKKCGILSHCTHRSIISLQKEESENFKSKAEYLSDVSKDDVRSSGATLSQLFYPGQVGYFMNRFVLDWKVSNTGSCNALCTNEVVAVKELGTEGQCFCSSCITGNQKVAEVRHMIDTDWIYLSNLLKKTDMGDSQSPSHPSVKTEQLTEKTTDYAVLSARRALVSLKSIPVAARRAMPVLVNAEGVLLSIPSIGFSCCPHLTVSAVFNPRVPLDGGYSSFL
- the LOC105173515 gene encoding uncharacterized protein LOC105173515 isoform X1; translation: MAARGLLMPLHVHTKTTASPTMVMIPTFISRLRKVPCARRARFFCSHGLAEIDLSKYRGKFAQKMAMAGLKPHHHIAMAVSGGPDSIALCILAAGWKSNDFDAAANRRNKFIDGLLAIVVDHGLRKESAEEANLVYQRITDMGIKCEVARCEWLDGRPKVGHLQEAARNKRYQTLQNICSQLQIGILLTAHHADDQAELFILRLSRNSGILGLAGMAFTSQMFPEFPDIRGEGSKAHGIILVRPLLEFSKEDMYNICQAGYKKWVEDPTNRSPLYARNRIRMSLFNLSSPVFKAELQAVISACRRTRLHVDNVCRLLLNQAVTVMPVCSSHGYAVIDLGNLHAMEVKDIYLAKFAAMVLQFISQRHRPVRGNASKLLLSYLRTFPCKTCLTVASCYLCPAPGSKGTQVLVCCSVNSSLPPMVKLFHGCSYVRENCFAKSELEQIIKESEAYLNRLLPDASSVPFLDMASSESVLTEAKKCGILSHCTHRSIISLQKEESENFKSKAEYLSDVSKDDVRSSGATLSQLFYPGQVGYFMNRFVLDWKVSNTGSCNALCTNEVVAVKELGTEGQCFCSSCITGNQKVAEVRHMIDTDWIYLSNLLKKTDMGDSQSPSHPSVKTEQLTEKTTDYAVLSARRALVSLKSIPVAARRAMPVLVNAEGVLLSIPSIGFSCCPHLTVSAVFNPRVPLDGGYSSFL